Proteins encoded in a region of the Streptacidiphilus rugosus AM-16 genome:
- a CDS encoding MFS transporter has translation MATRERPATAEQHTPTCRPVSQTDSVAQRTRHRVRARRHSGRQGPARRLGDRLRAGLGVVTTVAALILLLVLPVSAAALPWPFLLGLGLGVFTPANNALVMRAIPASSAGTAGGLVNMARGLGTALGVAAVTLTLHLARHGFTAARAAAVLLAASLGAAVSALPRRG, from the coding sequence ATGGCAACCCGGGAACGGCCTGCGACGGCCGAGCAACACACCCCGACCTGCCGACCTGTCAGCCAGACCGACTCCGTTGCTCAACGCACTCGGCACAGGGTTCGCGCTCGCCGCCACTCTGGCCGACAGGGTCCTGCCCGGCGGCTGGGGGACCGCCTCCGCGCCGGGCTCGGTGTCGTCACCACCGTAGCCGCCCTGATCCTGCTGCTGGTCCTGCCCGTGTCCGCTGCCGCGCTGCCGTGGCCCTTCCTGCTCGGCCTGGGGCTGGGAGTCTTCACCCCGGCCAACAACGCCCTGGTCATGCGCGCCATCCCCGCCTCGTCGGCGGGAACCGCCGGAGGCCTGGTCAACATGGCCCGTGGGCTCGGCACGGCCCTGGGCGTCGCGGCCGTCACCCTCACCCTGCACCTGGCACGTCACGGCTTCACCGCCGCCCGGGCCGCCGCCGTCCTACTGGCTGCGTCCCTGGGCGCGGCCGTCAGCGCGCTCCCCAGGCGCGGGTGA
- a CDS encoding DEAD/DEAH box helicase has product METQAVDTDGDPRRVEDTWEPAAPHQCAPEAAGPFLMPLREHQKQAVTAAWRAVRDGGRAIVESCCGSGKTLIAAACARRVAPRGTVLATMPTIELVWQTAGVWLRHGGRRGPIVIVCSSSENRELEEAGLKVDAVITTKAHKIAEVVRAAAGRPVTVFATYASLDRVVEAHALHAMPGFDLAVIDEAHRTAGSSAKPWAAVHDDSKIPSRRRLYFTATPRITDGITSGLESSEQTVICSMDDPEVFGETVFRYPVAQGIADGLIADYEVIVPVITDQDLQELLNEPGIADLRSRRTNEELQRLALQIATCRAIDTYQLQRVITYHSRIRGARDFIHTLHHAAQLLPPSDRLTHLYRAAVAGSDRLKDRRRAFNEFATASTAGGHPSALIANSRLLAEGIDLPAVDAVIFADPKNSIVDIVQGAGRAFRVPLGVTGKIARIIIPVYLPATNGDETAGQDDTETELNRSAFAAVWQVLRALAAHDERVTARITELRTNRYGAGQLRPHTAAPGLEEDTDAEELEDSLPAEDVEWLRVETTAYEDQILRTLKLRALSPRTAEWEKWYEKAEAFHQQHGHLDAREGDLVDWLNRQREARAAGRLDAARTSELDRISMIWDKHAHAWARGYAYAKAWHTLHGDLAIPAGAKIDGYTVGRWMRVQRLNPNLTKRQRQLLDDLDPLWRWDPKWQRGFRRMDAYLKAGGTLTGPRNRPGLGDDTTFRPGVWQHQQIKQADLHRDQIALLGTLGESG; this is encoded by the coding sequence GTGGAGACCCAGGCTGTGGACACCGACGGCGATCCCCGCCGCGTTGAGGACACCTGGGAGCCGGCGGCACCGCACCAGTGCGCCCCTGAGGCGGCCGGGCCATTCCTCATGCCCCTGCGCGAGCACCAGAAGCAGGCCGTCACCGCAGCCTGGCGGGCTGTGCGCGACGGCGGCCGCGCGATCGTCGAATCCTGCTGCGGCTCCGGCAAGACCCTCATCGCCGCGGCCTGTGCGCGGCGCGTCGCACCGCGCGGCACGGTACTGGCCACCATGCCCACCATCGAGCTGGTCTGGCAGACCGCCGGCGTGTGGCTGCGGCACGGCGGCCGCCGCGGACCGATCGTCATCGTCTGCTCCTCCTCGGAGAACCGGGAACTCGAAGAAGCCGGTCTGAAGGTCGACGCGGTCATCACCACCAAAGCCCACAAGATCGCGGAAGTGGTCCGCGCTGCCGCGGGCCGCCCGGTCACAGTGTTCGCCACCTACGCCAGCCTCGACCGCGTCGTCGAAGCCCACGCTCTTCACGCGATGCCAGGCTTCGACCTGGCCGTCATCGACGAGGCCCACCGCACCGCTGGCTCGTCCGCCAAGCCATGGGCTGCCGTCCACGACGACAGCAAAATCCCCTCCCGCCGTCGCCTCTACTTCACCGCTACCCCCCGTATCACCGATGGCATCACCTCCGGCCTCGAAAGCAGCGAGCAGACCGTCATCTGCTCTATGGACGACCCCGAAGTGTTCGGCGAGACGGTATTCCGCTACCCCGTCGCCCAAGGCATCGCCGACGGCCTCATCGCCGACTACGAAGTCATCGTCCCCGTCATCACCGACCAGGACCTCCAGGAACTCCTCAACGAGCCCGGCATCGCCGACCTGCGCTCACGCCGCACCAACGAGGAACTCCAGCGCCTGGCCCTGCAGATCGCCACCTGCCGCGCCATCGACACCTACCAGCTGCAGCGGGTCATCACCTACCACTCCCGCATCCGCGGAGCCCGCGACTTCATCCACACCCTCCACCACGCGGCCCAGCTCCTGCCGCCCAGCGACCGCCTCACCCACCTCTACCGCGCCGCCGTCGCCGGAAGCGACCGCCTCAAAGACCGCCGCCGCGCCTTCAACGAGTTCGCCACCGCGAGCACCGCCGGCGGCCACCCCAGCGCCCTGATCGCCAACAGCCGCCTCCTTGCCGAAGGCATCGACCTGCCGGCCGTCGACGCCGTGATCTTCGCCGACCCGAAGAACTCGATCGTCGACATCGTCCAAGGCGCCGGGCGCGCGTTCCGCGTCCCCCTCGGCGTGACCGGCAAGATCGCCAGGATCATCATCCCCGTCTACCTCCCCGCCACCAACGGCGACGAGACCGCGGGGCAGGACGACACCGAGACCGAACTCAACCGCAGCGCCTTCGCCGCCGTCTGGCAGGTCCTGCGCGCGCTCGCCGCTCACGACGAGCGGGTCACCGCCCGCATCACCGAGCTGCGCACCAACCGCTACGGCGCCGGACAACTGCGCCCACACACCGCCGCACCGGGCCTGGAAGAGGACACGGACGCCGAGGAACTGGAGGACAGCCTCCCGGCCGAAGACGTCGAGTGGCTGCGCGTGGAGACCACCGCCTATGAAGACCAGATCCTGCGCACCCTCAAGCTGCGCGCGCTCAGCCCCCGCACCGCCGAGTGGGAGAAGTGGTACGAGAAGGCCGAGGCATTCCACCAGCAGCATGGTCACCTCGACGCCCGCGAAGGCGACCTCGTCGACTGGCTGAACCGGCAACGCGAAGCCCGCGCGGCCGGACGGCTCGACGCCGCCCGGACAAGCGAACTCGACCGGATCAGCATGATCTGGGACAAGCACGCCCACGCCTGGGCACGCGGCTACGCCTACGCCAAGGCCTGGCACACGCTCCACGGCGACCTCGCCATCCCCGCAGGCGCCAAGATCGACGGCTACACCGTCGGGCGATGGATGCGCGTCCAGCGCCTGAACCCGAACCTGACCAAACGGCAGCGGCAGCTGCTCGACGATCTGGACCCGCTGTGGAGATGGGACCCCAAGTGGCAGCGCGGCTTTCGCCGCATGGACGCCTACCTGAAAGCCGGTGGCACTCTCACCGGCCCCCGCAACCGCCCCGGCCTCGGCGACGACACCACCTTCCGGCCGGGAGTGTGGCAGCACCAGCAGATCAAGCAAGCCGACCTTCACCGCGACCAGATCGCACTCCTCGGGACCCTGGGTGAGTCGGGGTGA
- a CDS encoding PIN domain-containing protein → MTPGTVVLDHTALAALAAGNRFLSYVYDTTHQSPQRRILVPTMCLAQSERDRPGSADYFASLEALTFLDLDLAAASAVGRTTLPWPHAHAAHAASPGIDWPQGLPLLTDDTDVYQGLPIRTFPLQPPG, encoded by the coding sequence TTGACACCTGGCACCGTCGTCCTGGACCACACCGCCCTGGCCGCCCTGGCCGCCGGCAACCGTTTCCTGTCCTACGTTTACGACACCACCCACCAATCTCCCCAGCGCCGGATCCTGGTCCCGACCATGTGCCTGGCCCAGAGCGAACGCGACCGTCCCGGATCCGCCGACTACTTCGCCTCCCTCGAAGCACTCACCTTCCTCGACCTGGACCTCGCCGCCGCCAGCGCCGTGGGCCGCACCACGCTGCCCTGGCCCCATGCCCACGCCGCCCACGCCGCCTCCCCCGGCATCGACTGGCCCCAAGGCCTGCCGCTGCTCACCGACGACACGGACGTCTACCAGGGGCTTCCCATCAGGACCTTTCCGCTCCAGCCGCCCGGCTGA
- a CDS encoding ATP-binding protein produces the protein MTAFGELLLGWRRAAGLTQEELAEAAGVAARSIRDLEHGRRGRPQSRTVQMLASALGLTETQTAAFLAAGRTGAAAVPVAGDAAAEADLLDRDGQLAVLEKAASIARGGRGRVVLLRAGAGMGKTSLLKVWAERERARGMQVARACGSELEGDFAFSIARQLAEAVLGTADTAGRDRLLEGPAHLATRILQPDADLVTIAALPDAQIGVLHGLYWLMVNAADHGPLALVIDDVHWSDLPSLRWLAYLARRLDGLRVLLVLATRPTEQVSFEAVLDEITAQPDCQLVDLPALSEASAARLVRAGLGREAEGAFSRACARAAEGNPLLLRELIRSLGERHVEPTGDNVHRVADLHGRVLATTVLKRLTRQREATVALARALVVLPDGSRWEVAAALCGMSEAETADQARALTRIGVLEPADTVRFTHPLIRTMIIESIMTAGQLAHAHADAARILYEDGAPGEVTAAHLLQAEPAGEAWRVECLREAARTAARRGAPQAGATYLRRAVRESAEPRARARVLAELGGQEMLSDPRAAVSHLTQALAAITDPIERAHATDALAGALLVNRHPEHAVDVLAQAITDLEQGDADRTDQGRALSWRLQSQLVVIGCEQASTVAQARHWAMRLRNLDLPGDTPEERAVLAALVIPAVCADSSAKIADTLIDRALRGGIVIEGPGTQLFGYGYACFALILTDRLDDAAVYFGQFADLGSRHSSPLLSTFAAMGRSAMASRRGQVPLALAISLADLPTFAAGKDRMALRFTEHAVNAMIEREELNEAAGLLDTVGDLGTLDYTWSTPALLARGRLQAAQGQTRAALATFNQCAAGERAFPRVRGHRLSCGNDQRS, from the coding sequence GTGACGGCATTCGGTGAGCTGCTGCTGGGTTGGCGCCGGGCTGCAGGACTGACGCAAGAGGAGCTTGCCGAGGCCGCTGGTGTTGCCGCGCGGTCCATCCGGGACCTGGAGCATGGTCGTCGGGGGCGCCCGCAGAGCCGCACGGTGCAGATGCTGGCCTCGGCCTTGGGGTTGACCGAGACCCAGACCGCTGCGTTCCTGGCCGCCGGCCGCACCGGTGCGGCAGCCGTCCCCGTTGCCGGAGACGCGGCGGCGGAAGCCGACCTGCTCGATCGTGACGGGCAGCTGGCGGTGCTGGAAAAGGCGGCCTCGATCGCCCGCGGCGGGCGCGGGCGGGTAGTGTTGCTGCGGGCCGGCGCCGGGATGGGGAAGACCTCGCTGCTGAAGGTCTGGGCCGAGCGCGAGCGCGCACGCGGCATGCAGGTGGCGCGGGCTTGCGGTAGCGAACTGGAGGGTGACTTCGCCTTCTCCATTGCCCGACAGCTCGCGGAAGCTGTGCTTGGCACGGCTGACACGGCCGGCCGGGACCGCCTGCTCGAGGGCCCGGCGCATCTGGCCACCCGGATCCTGCAGCCCGACGCCGACCTGGTCACAATCGCGGCGCTGCCGGATGCGCAGATCGGTGTGCTGCACGGCCTGTACTGGCTGATGGTGAACGCCGCCGACCACGGTCCGCTGGCGCTGGTGATCGATGACGTGCACTGGTCGGACCTGCCCTCGCTGCGGTGGCTTGCCTACCTGGCCCGCCGGCTCGACGGGCTGCGTGTACTGCTCGTCCTAGCTACGAGGCCTACCGAACAAGTCTCCTTCGAGGCCGTGCTGGACGAGATCACGGCCCAGCCGGATTGCCAACTCGTGGACCTGCCGGCTCTGTCGGAGGCCAGCGCCGCACGCCTGGTGCGTGCCGGCTTGGGCAGGGAGGCGGAGGGGGCGTTCAGCCGGGCGTGCGCGAGAGCGGCCGAAGGCAATCCGCTTCTGCTGCGGGAGCTGATCCGCAGCCTGGGTGAGCGCCACGTCGAACCGACCGGCGACAATGTCCACCGGGTGGCGGATCTGCACGGCCGTGTCCTGGCCACCACGGTGCTCAAGCGCCTGACCCGCCAGAGGGAAGCGACCGTGGCCCTGGCCCGGGCGCTGGTGGTCCTGCCTGACGGCTCCCGGTGGGAAGTGGCTGCGGCCCTGTGCGGCATGTCAGAGGCCGAGACCGCCGACCAGGCCCGCGCGCTGACCCGGATCGGCGTGCTGGAGCCAGCCGACACGGTCCGGTTCACCCACCCCCTGATCCGCACGATGATCATTGAGTCGATCATGACCGCCGGGCAGCTTGCCCACGCCCACGCCGACGCCGCCCGGATCCTGTACGAGGACGGCGCGCCCGGCGAGGTCACGGCCGCGCACCTGCTGCAAGCCGAACCGGCCGGCGAAGCCTGGCGCGTTGAGTGCCTGCGCGAGGCCGCCCGCACCGCCGCGAGGCGGGGCGCACCGCAGGCAGGCGCCACCTATCTGCGCCGGGCGGTGCGCGAGTCCGCCGAGCCCCGCGCACGTGCCCGAGTGCTCGCTGAGCTTGGGGGCCAGGAGATGCTCAGCGACCCTCGGGCTGCGGTATCCCACCTGACCCAGGCACTGGCCGCGATCACTGACCCGATTGAGCGTGCGCACGCCACCGATGCCCTGGCCGGCGCCCTGCTGGTCAACCGGCACCCCGAACACGCCGTCGATGTGCTCGCCCAGGCCATCACCGACCTGGAACAAGGCGATGCGGACCGTACGGACCAGGGACGGGCCCTGTCCTGGCGGCTGCAGTCCCAACTGGTCGTCATCGGCTGCGAACAGGCATCCACTGTCGCGCAAGCCCGGCACTGGGCAATGCGGCTTCGCAACCTGGACCTTCCCGGCGACACTCCGGAGGAACGAGCCGTCCTGGCCGCCCTGGTCATCCCAGCGGTGTGTGCCGACTCAAGCGCGAAAATCGCCGATACCCTGATCGACCGAGCGCTACGCGGCGGCATCGTCATCGAAGGCCCGGGCACTCAGCTCTTCGGCTACGGCTACGCCTGTTTCGCTCTGATACTCACCGACCGGCTCGACGACGCGGCGGTGTACTTCGGCCAATTCGCCGACCTCGGATCCCGCCACAGCTCCCCCTTGCTGTCCACCTTCGCCGCAATGGGACGCAGCGCCATGGCCAGCCGCCGAGGACAGGTCCCCCTCGCCCTGGCCATCAGCCTGGCCGACCTTCCCACCTTCGCCGCCGGCAAAGACCGGATGGCCCTCAGGTTCACCGAACACGCCGTCAATGCAATGATCGAGCGGGAGGAGCTGAACGAGGCGGCCGGCCTCCTGGACACCGTCGGCGACCTCGGAACCCTCGACTACACCTGGAGCACGCCGGCCCTGCTCGCCCGCGGTCGACTCCAAGCCGCCCAGGGACAGACCCGCGCCGCGCTGGCCACCTTCAATCAGTGCGCGGCCGGGGAACGGGCGTTTCCCCGGGTTCGTGGACACCGGTTGTCATGCGGCAACGACCAGCGTAGTTGA
- a CDS encoding Uma2 family endonuclease, which translates to MSIDPKHLEMIEEVRRQIPSDWKVEFSGDTIVMQASPTDIHQRNLAIVQRQFERHAPDGHLFSNNTDLYSPQVAKLRNPDLTYLPDEAMTTGRNTTPADLALIAVEVVSPSNPENDWTGKLRDYPLMGIPLYLIVDAQQKTATLFQEIDGNRYRMREDADFGQKIHVPAPFNFALDTSELLPY; encoded by the coding sequence ATGAGCATCGACCCGAAGCACCTCGAGATGATCGAGGAGGTCCGCCGTCAGATCCCTTCGGACTGGAAAGTGGAGTTCTCAGGCGACACCATCGTCATGCAGGCGTCGCCCACTGACATCCATCAGCGAAACCTGGCGATCGTCCAGCGCCAGTTCGAGCGCCACGCACCGGACGGACATCTCTTCTCGAACAACACCGACCTGTACTCGCCCCAGGTCGCAAAGTTGCGCAACCCCGACCTGACCTACCTTCCTGACGAAGCTATGACAACCGGAAGGAACACCACGCCCGCAGATCTCGCACTGATCGCCGTGGAAGTCGTGTCCCCGTCCAACCCGGAGAACGATTGGACCGGAAAGCTCAGGGACTACCCCCTCATGGGTATCCCGCTGTACCTGATCGTGGATGCTCAGCAGAAAACAGCGACTTTGTTTCAGGAGATCGACGGAAACCGCTACCGCATGCGGGAAGACGCCGATTTCGGCCAGAAGATCCATGTCCCGGCCCCCTTCAACTTCGCCCTCGACACGTCCGAATTGCTCCCCTATTGA
- a CDS encoding transposase yields the protein MTTGVHEPGETPGDFTPHHAFMVRHYLDQIDHLNATVAMFDARIAELLAAQQHDLDLLDTIPGISRLAAEIVIAETGGDMAQFATAHHLASWIGVCPGQSESAGVNRSGRTRHGNTNLKRLLGIAAMAAVRNKDSYLAVFYRRIASRRGAKRALVAVMHKLAIAIWHVLHDQAPYRELGAGYFTKRNPERAMRRMIKEANSLGLTLRFEPITAA from the coding sequence ATGACAACCGGTGTCCACGAACCCGGGGAAACGCCCGGGGACTTCACGCCCCACCACGCGTTCATGGTCCGCCACTACCTCGACCAGATCGACCACCTCAACGCCACGGTCGCGATGTTCGACGCACGGATCGCCGAACTGCTCGCCGCCCAGCAGCACGACCTCGACCTGCTGGACACCATCCCCGGCATCAGCCGTCTCGCAGCCGAGATCGTCATCGCCGAGACCGGCGGCGACATGGCCCAGTTCGCCACCGCCCACCACCTCGCCTCCTGGATCGGGGTCTGCCCCGGGCAGAGCGAGTCCGCCGGCGTGAACCGCTCCGGACGCACCCGGCACGGCAACACCAACCTCAAGCGACTGCTCGGGATCGCCGCAATGGCCGCGGTCCGCAACAAGGACTCCTACCTCGCCGTCTTCTACCGCCGCATCGCCTCCCGCCGCGGCGCGAAACGCGCCCTGGTCGCCGTCATGCACAAGCTCGCCATCGCGATCTGGCACGTACTCCACGACCAAGCGCCCTACCGGGAACTGGGTGCCGGCTACTTCACCAAGCGCAACCCCGAACGCGCCATGCGCCGCATGATCAAGGAAGCCAACAGCCTCGGCCTGACCCTCCGCTTCGAACCCATCACAGCGGCCTGA